The genome window TCACAGCCTGTACCTGCATTTGAAAATTGGTATTGGGTTATGGCCTATCCAGGAATTAAAGTATCAACAGCGGAAGCACGTGCGATCCTGCCTGATAGCTACCCACGTCACGACATTGTAACCATGGTCGATACTTATCAGGGTTCATTCATGCATGTCATACAAACCAGCCGTTACTTGCAGCAACGATGATCCAAGATGTTGTTGCTGAGCCTTATCGTACACAACTATTACCGGGTTTCGCGGCAGCGCGTCAGAACGCAAAAGAAATAGGTGCATTGGCGTGTGGTATCTCTGGCTCTGGGCCAACACTATTTGCTATTTGCGATGAGAAACATATCGCTGAAAATATGGCGAGCTACTTGCAACAACATTATATTCAGAATGATGAAGGCTTTGTGCATATCTGCCGTTTGGATCTGGCCGGGGCAAGGACAATAGGGTAAATAATGAAACTGTATAATTTAAAAGATAACAATGAACAAGTAAGTTTTGCACAAGCGGTTAAGCAAGGGTTAGGGAAGCAACAAGGCTTATTCTTTCCCCAAGATCTGCCTGAATTTAGTGCGGCTGAAATCGACGAATTATTAAAATTAGATTTTGTCACACGTAGCAGCCGTATTTTAAGTGCTTTTATTGGTGATGAAATTCCATCAGAAGAGCTAGCAGCGAGAGTTAAAGCCGCATTTGCTTTTTCTGCGCCAGTTTCTAAAGTTGAAGATGATGTTGCAACGTTGGAGCTATATCATGGGCCAACGCTCGCATTTAAAGACTTCGGTGGCCGCTTTATGGCTCAGGCGTTAGGTCAAGTCGCTGGTGAGCAACCTGTGACCATTTTGACGGCAACTTCAGGGGATACCGGAGCGGCAGTCGCTCACGCATTCTATCGTCTTAATAACGTGCAAGTTGTTATTCTCTATCCAGAAGGGAAAATCAGCCCGCTGCAAGAAAAACTCTTTTGTACACTGGGTGAAAATATTCATACGGTTGCGATTAAAGATGACTTCGATGCGTGTCAGGCATTAGTAAAACAGTCATTTGATGACGAAGAGTTGAAAAAGGCGCTGTACTTAAATTCAGCGAACTCGATCAATATCAGTCGTTTACTTGCTCAGATCTGCTATTACTTTGAAGCGGTCGCGCAGATCCCAGCAGAAAAACGCGATCAACTAGTGATCTCGGTTCCGAGTGGGAACTTTGGGGATCTTACGGCAGGTTTATTAGCCAAAGCAATGGGCTTACCTGTCAAACGCTTTATTGCAGCGACTAACGTAAATGATACTGTGCCGCGTTACCTTGTTGATGGACAATGGAAACCAAAGCAAACTGTGGCTACATTATCGAATGCCATGGATGTTAGTCAGCCGAACAACTGGCCTCGTATTGAGGAGTTATTCCGCCGTAAAGGTTGGTCCCTTGATGAATTAGGCCATGGGGTTGTGAGTGATGAAGTGACTAAAGAAACAGTACGTGAATTAGATAAAAAAGGATATTTATCTGAGCCACATGCTGCGGTTGCTTATCGTGTGCTGCGTGACCAGTTGCAAGAAGGCGAATACGGGCTGTTTTTAGGTACGGCACATCCAGCTAAGTTTAAGGAAAGTGTTGAAGAGATCCTTAATAAGGCCATACCTTTACCAAAAGAGTTAGCTGAGCGTGCTGAGCTACCGCTACTTTCACACTTTTTACCATCTGACTTTACCCAATTACGCACATTTTTAATGAAATTAGCACCTAAGCAATAAAGAATACGTGGATACGAAAAACGGAAGCAGAAGCTTCCGTTTTTAATGATAAGACCATTTATTGTTAAGGTAATTATATGGTTTCATATTGCCACATCACTTATTCACAGCTAATGAATTTGCCTATTAGAGTGTACTAATGCCGTCGAGGCCATCTCTACCACCATCTGAACCACCGCGTCCCCCTTTACCGCCTTGGCTGCCATTGCCACCATTGCCGCCATTTCCACCACCAGAACCATTTCCACCATTGCCGCCATTCCCCCCATTACTTCCCCCATTCCCCCCGTTTCCTCCATTCCCATTCATTGTACCATTGCCGCCATTCCCCCCGTTTCCTCCATTCCCATTCATTGTACCATTGCCGCCATTACCACCATTGCCGGTTCCATCACCATTTCCCCCATGGCCACCGTCACCACCGGTAACACTACCATGGCCACCATTTCCACCGTTACCATTACTGCCAGCTTCTGCATTTCCACCGTTACTACCGTTGCCGTTATTTGAACCTGTTCCGCCATTTCCACCATTTTGACCATCACCACCTTGCCCGGCCTGACCACCTAATCCACCTTGACCATGACTTCCATTTTGGCCATGATTTCCGTTTTGCCCATGGCTTGCAAAGCTAAGGATCTTAGAATAATAATATTGACCATTTAATATCGAACATATTTTATTATTAACGTCATTAATAATAAGTTCATTTTTTAATGAACAATTAGATGTAGTACTAAATAAGGAATGAGAATAACTTGAGATGGAATAAGAACTAATTAATAACAGACTTAATGAAATGCAAACCTTATGATTCATGTATTTCTCCTTTCCCCCTTCAAAAAGAAGGGGGAGAAATTTAATATTGAGATAAATTAATGACCATGTCCGCCATTGCCGCCGTTACCACCATTGCCACCATGACCACCGTTGCCACCATTACCACCATTACCACCGTTTCCACCATTATGTAGTGAATATTCGGCAGAAAAAGTCATTATATTTTTTGATGATAATTGAGACTCTAAGGAAGTTGCAGATGCTAGTGTTGAAAATAATAATGATGCGATAATAATAGATGCTTTGTACATAATAAATCCTCATTGAAAAGTTTAAATGAATGTGTACTGCAAGTGAATTGTAATTCACAGATTCGAATAATCAATAAAGGATTTATTTATTTAGGTAATAAAAAATGTAATAGGGTAAATCATTATAATAGGCTTTAAACTTACTATAATGATTTTCTGATTAAAATAGACTTTTGTCTTATTTCATTGAACTAAATAATTTTATTTAAAATTAATTATTTGTTATCTTTTGATATTTTCATAATTTCATTTTGAATTGGTGCCGAAGAGCTATTTTTATTGAAACTTAGCATAGTAATAGCCTTCTCACTTTCATTCATATCGGAAAATAATTTAGCCGTTTTTACTATCGGCTTTTTATAGTTAGGTGATTGTTTTTGATGGCGGCTGATCATTTTTAGTATTACTGGAGATGTGTTATTTTGAGTAAAATTCAATGCAGTAGCAGCTTGAGTATGTTCATCTAATTGAAGAAATGACTGAGGTGAGTTAATTATATTCTTGCCAGAAATACCCGCTTGCTTCAAATGGTTATTAATCGATTTTAGATTGGAATAAGAGGTATTATTTTCAGTGAAACTGAGAGCAGTTGCTGCATTATAATGAATTTCTTTTTCTGTTTGAGCTGCTGTTACATGTGTTGTTACAGCAGAAATCGCTAAAGCAAAAATAATTTTTTTCATTGTGAATCCTTATTAAGTTAAATAATTTATCTTATAACTATAATAAGGCTTTATTTCTGTCTGAATACTGACAACAAAATGACAAAATTGCCATTTATAATGAAATTTTTAATTTTATTTTATAGGTAAAAATACAGTGAAACGTGTTGAAAAATCATCTGATGTTACAGTGATCCTGCCTTTATGTGCTGATACAATCGATTTGACGATAGCTAATCCGATACCGCTTCCTTCATTTTTTCGTTGTCTTGATTTATCCACGCGATAAAACCTATCAAAAAGTTTAGCTAAATGTTCTTCTGGTATTTTTATACCAGGGTTGCTGATGATTAATTCAATTCCCTCTTTTACATTTGAAATATTAATACTGATAGAATCGCCTTTTGGGGTATAGCGGATAGCATTTGAGATTAAGTTAGTAATCGCTCTCCTTAACATGTCTTTATCGGCCATAATAGAGGTTGTTTCACCAATCAGCTTGAGTTTTATTTCATTCTCTTCTGCGAGATATTCAAAATAATCAAATATAAGCTCTATTTCAGTTTTAATATTAATCATTTTTTTCTCTGGAATAAGCCTATTATCATCTGCTTGAGCAAGAAAAAGCATGTCAGATATCATTCGTGATAGACGGTTATATTCTTCCAAATTAGAATATAACACCTCAACTAGCTCTTCTTTACTGCGGTTTTTACTCAGAGATATTTGAGTTTCAGTCATTAAATTAGTAATTGGCGTACGCATTTCATGGGCAATATCTGCAGAGAAATTCGTTTGCCTTACAAAAACATCTTCAATCTTTACTAACATCTGATTAAATGATTTAGTTAATTGCTTTAATTCATTAGGCACAGAGTCAGGGTCTAAACGAACACTTAAATTTTCAGAGGTTACATTCTTTATTTCATCGCTAACTTCTTTAAGTGGCTTGAGGCCTTTGATAACTAAAAAATAAACAACTGCAATAGTAAATAAACACAGTAAAATCGCACTGATTATCAGGTTATATATGAGAGAGCTAAGATAATTATGATGAAAATTAAGAGAAAGAGCCGTTACTAGGCGGTATTGCTGTATATCATTGGTGCGATATACCTTAATTTTACTTTCGGCTAATCGATAACTTTCAAGATATTGATCCGCATTATCTTTAGTCGAGTCATAATTTTTTAGGCGAGAAATGAGGTCTACAGTTGCATTTGAGGAAGTCAGGACATTCCCATTTTGATCTATGAGGTAGACAACCAAATCTTGGTGTTCATTCAAAATAGTTCTGATACGTGAAAATTGTTCATCTTGTGAGTTAGTTTTTTCACTTAATAAACTGCGAATAGTGAGATTTATTTGGCTCAATGTATATTCATCTTGCTGTTTGAAATGTAACATAACTGAATTGATCATGATCGAGCTAAATAATAATAAAGCGAGGGAGAGGGTAATACTGATTAAAACAATAAGACG of Providencia rettgeri contains these proteins:
- the thrB_3 gene encoding Homoserine kinase; translation: MIQDVVAEPYRTQLLPGFAAARQNAKEIGALACGISGSGPTLFAICDEKHIAENMASYLQQHYIQNDEGFVHICRLDLAGARTIG
- the thrC gene encoding Threonine synthase, producing the protein MKLYNLKDNNEQVSFAQAVKQGLGKQQGLFFPQDLPEFSAAEIDELLKLDFVTRSSRILSAFIGDEIPSEELAARVKAAFAFSAPVSKVEDDVATLELYHGPTLAFKDFGGRFMAQALGQVAGEQPVTILTATSGDTGAAVAHAFYRLNNVQVVILYPEGKISPLQEKLFCTLGENIHTVAIKDDFDACQALVKQSFDDEELKKALYLNSANSINISRLLAQICYYFEAVAQIPAEKRDQLVISVPSGNFGDLTAGLLAKAMGLPVKRFIAATNVNDTVPRYLVDGQWKPKQTVATLSNAMDVSQPNNWPRIEELFRRKGWSLDELGHGVVSDEVTKETVRELDKKGYLSEPHAAVAYRVLRDQLQEGEYGLFLGTAHPAKFKESVEEILNKAIPLPKELAERAELPLLSHFLPSDFTQLRTFLMKLAPKQ
- the cusS gene encoding Sensor kinase CusS, whose protein sequence is MIKLFRSPVSISIRLIVLISITLSLALLLFSSIMINSVMLHFKQQDEYTLSQINLTIRSLLSEKTNSQDEQFSRIRTILNEHQDLVVYLIDQNGNVLTSSNATVDLISRLKNYDSTKDNADQYLESYRLAESKIKVYRTNDIQQYRLVTALSLNFHHNYLSSLIYNLIISAILLCLFTIAVVYFLVIKGLKPLKEVSDEIKNVTSENLSVRLDPDSVPNELKQLTKSFNQMLVKIEDVFVRQTNFSADIAHEMRTPITNLMTETQISLSKNRSKEELVEVLYSNLEEYNRLSRMISDMLFLAQADDNRLIPEKKMINIKTEIELIFDYFEYLAEENEIKLKLIGETTSIMADKDMLRRAITNLISNAIRYTPKGDSISINISNVKEGIELIISNPGIKIPEEHLAKLFDRFYRVDKSRQRKNEGSGIGLAIVKSIVSAHKGRITVTSDDFSTRFTVFLPIK